From Procambarus clarkii isolate CNS0578487 chromosome 65, FALCON_Pclarkii_2.0, whole genome shotgun sequence, one genomic window encodes:
- the LOC138354910 gene encoding uncharacterized protein encodes MAEEYILTHRPSARYVPKTYSRYPAKHKPEDRTAPRSVARPTSDSPRKISPKRDVLCWTCGKRGHIAARCRGSTGTNPRREVMLMNSIVPPTSTLEKRKGLFAPYTSQGYVASGLSSTLVVILRDSGAAQSLILATSLPEGISADEMQKVILGGFPSTLYVAPLVQVHLDSQHFKGECRLAVVDSLPIEGIDVILANDLALGLLPNCPLVVDNPGREETSPIAAVQTRSQAHLHAPLDLNTLFDSPPIPQVTSSHTPVPLVQMPVPERWTRAHLIEEQKKDPQVRKLADTVESPAKGGDLYVWSSGVLCRRHPPKYPQSSAVGDQIVVPAVFRSKLLETAHANRFAGHGGISKTFQRLAKGFYWPHMKEDVRRFCKTCHACQVAGKANQPVPKAPLYPIPSIGEPFEHLILDIVGPLPPATSGVQYLLTILDRVSRYPEAIPLKTITARVLVKQLLWFISRYGLPKTIQTDQGSNFMSHLFRQQIADLGIQQITSSAYHPESQGALERFHQTLKGMLRKFCYDRQNKWIEELPYLLFAVRSVPNESLGISPFEMIFGHSVRGPLEVARDHWLDAETNEDMVDWLSTNKGRLFSAWEMATRNLDNTQRTIKSRYDRRTKQREFRVGDLVLVCTPTITGSLSARFVGPYPVVKKVTNLNYLLSTPDRRKKETLVHVNMIKRYEGRDTLPVTLVTTNDDIEEEEEVLTNSDILLNLQAKLTHVAEGHQSSLLQLIRQYKPIFDDVPGLTSVLRHDVQLEEGVRPIKQHPYRLNPLKKRVVKEEVDYMLKHRLIAPSSSPWSSPILLVPKPGKKYRLCIDYRQVNKVTVADTYPLPREEECLDAIGKARYLTKFDLFKGYWQVPLTEKVKPISAFVTPDGLFECQVMPFGMKNAASTF; translated from the coding sequence atggctgaagagtatatcctgactcataggccatcTGCTAGGTACGTCCCGAAGACCTATTCAAGATATCCAGCCAAACATAAACCGGAAGATAGAACTGCCCCTCGAAGTGTCGCCAGGCCAACCTCAGATAGTCCTCGGAAGATTAGTCCTAAAAGGGATGTATTGTGTTGGACCTGCGGCAAGAGAGGACATATTGCTGCAAGGTGTCGTGGCAGTACAGGTACTAATCCCCGTAGGGAAGTCATGCTGATGAACAGTATAGTACCACCGACATCCACCCTAGAGAAGAGGAAAGGATTGTTCGCCCCATATACCTCCCAAGGATATGTAGCCAGTGGCCTTTCAAGTACGCTTGTGGTAATACTTAGAGACAGTGGAGCGGCCCAGTCTCTGATTCTGGCAACATCATTACCCGAAGGTATATCGGCTGATGAGATGCAGAAGGTAATCCTGGGTGGATTCCCTTCCACCTTGTACGTTGCCCCATTGGTACAAGTGCATCTAGACTCTCAGCACTTCAAAGGTGAGTGTCGGTTGGCCGTGGTGGATAGTCTTCCCATAGAGGGGATTGACGTAATATTAGCCAATGACTTAGCCCTAGGATTATTACCAAACTGTCCCCTGGTAGTGGATAATCCAGGACGTGAAGAGACCAGTCCCATCGCAGCAGTGCAAACCAGGTCTCAGGCGCACCTCCATGCACCACTAGATCTAAACACTTTGTTTGACTCTCCTCCTATCCCACAGGTTACAAGTAGCCATACACCAGTCCCGCTCGTCCAGATGCCGGTTCCTGAACGCTGGACTCGAGCCCATCTGATAGAGGAACAGAAGAAGGACCCTCAGGTACGGAAGTTGGCCGACACCGTAGAGTCTCCTGCGAAAGGAGGGGATCTATATGTGTGGTCAAGTGGTGTACTGTGTCGCCGGCATCCTCCGAAATACCCCCAGTCAAGTGCGGTAGGTGATCAGATAGTCGTCCCAGCCGTGTTCAGATCCAAGCTGTTAGAAACAGCCCATGCTAATAGATTTGCTGGACATGGTGGGATCTCTAAGACTTTCCAACGCCTAGCCAAAGGCTTCTACTGGCCGCATATGAAGGAGGACGTACGTCGTTTCTGCAAGACCTGCCACGCCTGCCAGGTGGCCGGGAAAGCAAACCAGCCTGTCCCCAAAGCCCCTTTATACCCCATTCCATCAATAGGGGAGCCCTTTGAACACCTCATCTTGGATATAGTAGGCCCTCTTCCACCTGCTACCTCAGGGGTACAGTATTTGCTAACAATActagatcgggttagtaggtacccagaagcgatCCCCCTTAAGACCATCACAGCTAGGGTCTTGGTGAAACAACTGCTCTGGTTCATCTCACGATACGGTCTTCCCAAGACTATTCAGACGGACCAGGGATCTAACTTCATGTCCCACTTGTTTCGCCAACAGATCGCCGACCTGGGAATCCAGCAGATAACCTCtagtgcctaccatcccgagtcTCAAGGAGCTTTGGAACGTTTTCACCAGACGTTGAAGGGCATGCTTCGGAAGTTTTGCTACGACAGGCAGAATAAGTGGATTGAAGAACTGCCCTACCTCCTATTTGCGGTAAGATCAGTGCCCAATGAATCCCTAGGAATCTCCCCATTCGAGATGATCTTTGGTCACTCAGTAAGAGGTCCCTTAGAGGTAGCACGAGATCATTGGCTGGACGCGGAAACCAACGAGGATATGGTGGACTGGTTGTCTACAAATAAAGGACGGCTGTTCTCAGCCTGGGAGATGGCTACAAGGAACTTGGACAATACACAAAGAACTATCAAGAGCAGGTATGATAGGAGGACCAAGCAAAGGGAGTTTCGAGTAGGAGATCTGGTTTTGGTATGTACTCCTACAATAACTGGAAGTTTGAGCGCCAGATTCGTAGGTCCCTATCCGGTTGTAAAGAAGGTTACTAACCTCAATTACCTTCTTAGTACTCCAGACCGCCGTAAGAAAGAAACTCTGGTTCATGTTAATATGATCAAGAGATACGAGGGGCGGGATACGCTCCCCGTAACCTTAGTGACCACTAATGACGACattgaggaggaagaagaggtatTGACTAACTCAGACATTCTGTTAAACTTGCAGGCAAAGTTGACACACGTGGCCGAAGGACATCAGTCATCATTGCTGCAGTTGATCCGGCAATACAAACCCATCTTCGACGATGTTCCAGGATTAACGTCTGTCTTGAGGCATGATGTCCAGCTGGAGGAAGGAGTCCGCCCTATAAAGCAACACCCGTACCGTCTCAACCCACTGAAGAAACGGGTGGTGAAAGAGGAGGTAGATTATATGCTGAAACACCGTCTGATCGCCCCGAGCTCGAGCCCATGGTCATCCCCGATACTACTAGTGCCCAAACCTGGTAAGAAATACCGTCTTTGTATTGATTATCGCCAGGTGAATAAGGTCACAGTAGCTGACACTTACCCTCTCCCCAGAGAAGAGGAATGTCTAGATGCCATAGGCAAAGCTCGTTACCTGACTAAATTTGACCTGTTCAAGGGTTATTGGCAAGTTCCCCTCACGGAAAAAGTCAAACCCATATCAGCATTTGTGACTCCCGATGGgctgtttgaatgtcaggtgatgccATTCGGGATGAAAAACGCAGCCTCCACTTTCTAG